In Uranotaenia lowii strain MFRU-FL chromosome 2, ASM2978415v1, whole genome shotgun sequence, one genomic interval encodes:
- the LOC129749743 gene encoding rab proteins geranylgeranyltransferase component A gives MDDDLPTEFDIIVLGTGLTESIVAAAASRIGKTVLHLDSNDYYGGFWASYNLESLHRYAEECREPKPQEALEVRPNFVPLKRGTLVENVSEGWFNFEERGNVDGWNREMIIKEFRRFNVDLAPKLLYSRGDMVELLISSNICRYAEFRAVDRVATIWNERILTVPCSRSDVFTSRDVNVVEKRLLMKFLQSCASWDEKGSEGDSDHKPEDLEGKTFLEYLKTHKLTPNLIHYLLYTIAMGNDRTSCREGLEGVKKFLLSLGRYGNSPFLFPMYGCGEVPQCFCRLCAVFGGIYCLGKPIEGINLHSGESSFQSLMCGNQTIRAKELVIGHGYVSAEDVFTKTGSESEPQAQRKACGRMARGVFLTNVPLGGASQNMGGGGVALMKLPPVEGHEDGATVLQLAHFSGTVPKNIYLIHVTARAIGNDPKADLEPYVTQILYPEAPACAISKPPAEQQPPQSVPDTENVVVESTEENNTSTILYELYFNIPTCTGCQERETKPGSALPKGIHLSCGPLHELDYDESISRAKEIFKKIYPDDEFLPRAPDPEEIIIGDETEEAKEQSDVITGDPVAEDGKVESGSECQEDNSGTPGTISDAQEAQEDPATVESAAECVEQQK, from the exons ATGGATGATGATCTTCCCACTGAGTTCGACATCATAGTGCTGGGAACAG GTCTCACGGAATCGATAGTGGCCGCGGCAGCCAGTCGGATCGGTAAAACCGTATTGCATCTGGATAGTAACGACTACTATGGTGGCTTTTGGGCGTCCTACAATTTGGAAAGTCTGCATCGGTACGCGGAAGAATGTAGGGAGCCGAAGCCACAGGAAGCCCTTGAAGTGCGGCCAAATTTTGTCCCACTAAAGAGGGGAACACTGGTGGAGAATGTCAGCGAGGGCTGGTTCAACTTCGAGGAACGGGGAAACGTAGATGGTTGGAACCGGGAGATGATCATTAAGGAGTTCCGACGTTTCAACGTAGACTTAGCACCGAAGTTGCTTTATTCAAGGGGAGACATGGTGGAGCTTTTGATATCTTCTAACATCTGTCGGTATGCAGAATTTCGGGCTGTGGATCGAGTGGCTACGATTTGGAACGAACGGATTCTAACGGTTCCTTGTTCGAGATCGGATGTTTTCACCAGTCGGGATGTAAACGTGGTCGAGAAACGTTTGCTTATGAAATTCCTTCAGTCATGCGCTAGTTGGGATGAGAAGGGTAGCGAAGGTGATAGTGACCACAAACCGGAAGATCTGGAGGGCAAAACATTCCTTGAGTATTTGAAGACTCACAAACTAACGCCCAATCTTATCCACTATCTGCTTTATACCATTGCGATGGGGAATGATCGCACCAGCTGCAGAGAAGGATTGGAAGGGGTCAAAAAATTCCTCTTGAGCCTTGGCAGATATGGAAACAGTCCTTTCCTGTTCCCCATGTATGGCTGTGGCGAAGTTCCTCAGTGTTTCTGTCGCCTTTGTGCCGTTTTCGGTGGAATTTACTGCTTAGGTAAACCTATCGAAGGAATCAACCTACATTCGGGTGAATCCAGCTTCCAGTCACTGATGTGTGGCAACCAAACTATCAGAGCTAAGGAACTAGTCATAGGACATGGATATGTTTCAGCAGAGGATGTTTTCACGAAAACCGGTAGTGAATCTGAGCCACAAGCTCAACGAAAAGCATGTGGTCGAATGGCTCGTGGCGTGTTTCTGACCAACGTTCCTCTTGGTGGGGCTTCCCAGAACATGGGAGGCGGCGGTGTAGCTCTCATGAAGCTTCCCCCGGTCGAAGGACACGAAGATGGGGCCACGGTACTACAACTAGCTCATTTCAGCGGAACCGTtcctaaaaatattt atctcaTCCACGTGACGGCCCGAGCCATCGGAAACGATCCCAAGGCGGATCTGGAACCGTACGTGACTCAAATTTTGTACCCGGAGGCACCAGCCTGTGCCATTTCGAAACCTCCGGCTGAACAACAGCCGCCACAATCGGTACCGGACACGGAAAACGTCGTGGTGGAAAGTACCGAAGAAAACAACACTTCCACCATTCTGTACGAGCTGTACTTTAACATTCCgacctgcacgggttgtcaggaGCGGGAAACGAAACCCGGATCAGCATTACCCAAAGGCATTCATCTGTCGTGTGGTCCGCTGCATGAGTTGGACTACGACGAGAGCATATCGCGAgctaaagaaattttcaaaaaaatctacccTGATGATGAATTTTTACCACGTGCCCCGGATCCAGAAGAGATCATCATAGGTGATGAGACGGAGGAAGCAAAAGAGCAGAGCGATGTCATCACTGGTGATCCCGTGGCAGAGGATGGCAAAGTGGAAAGCGGAAGCGAATGCCAGGAAGATAACTCCGGCACACCAGGAACCATTTCGGATGCACAAGAAGCACAAGAAGATCCGGCCACTGTGGAAAGTGCGGCAGAATGTGTCGAACAACAGAAATAA
- the LOC129749746 gene encoding origin recognition complex subunit 3 — MDSTVSVSKGVFVFKNGATKAKSRRKPQPCNSLLSKSTTDMFWYRNYRQLWATIQDQLDRLQSSGYEKILDDLLAFVEGCYQSFEYSGVLPTAALLTGINQIDHLSQFESLAGNIRNNTYSLVVMLQSRDCPSMKVTVEAIVSGFVEEQRDGEDSVEGRQLRRNQLNLGVLKEWYLEKHRRMERKPNLSIIIPDFELFSPDVLQDLILVLNSYAPDLPFVLIFGVATSVNTVHTVLPYHVTSKIKLSIFQSEPSIGNLNKILDNVLLSPFCPFHLSGKTFKLLVDIFLFYDFSVKGFIEGFKYALMEHYFQGSIYALCSATTDQEELEEAVEQLTANDLEDIRQLLSFRPLIESLNNPQEVVDFLTKDDYLRRMLPSLLIDVHNFWFTFHCSLEMLQVLVQDLPKTPLGKQLRELYEVCISTDITQLPEFKECMQLVAFMSKEEMLSKLLKMLEVVLKYTSLSDEASIRGRFSFDIEPLEQMNNDLEKFANDIAAAGLELIPAAESLDQSTTFIASPNMSRQQLKEKLLSAARQPKLESDFTRSINNLMTYITEKIFGKLLRPFNRGPPLIELFVFNDAASIRRHIVGVPRAAVHTALNNPHFYLQCGCCKLQEDASLIPTLPDLSVAYKLHQECGKMINLYDWLQAFRTVVDTANDDDVELERPVDPEIQARFTRAVAELQFLGFIKTSKRKTDHVTRLTW; from the exons ATGGATTCAACCGTGTCAGTTTCTAag GGTGTGTTCGTGTTCAAGAACGGTGCCACCAAAGCCAAAAGTCGTCGGAAACCGCAGCCATGCAACAGTCTGCTGAGCAAGTCGACAACCGATATGTTCTGGTACAGGAACTATCGGCAGCTGTGGGCCACGATCCAGGATCAACTGGATCGGCTGCAGTCCAGCGGGTACGAGAAAATCCTAGACGATCTGTTGGCCTTCGTGGAGGGATGTTACCAGAGTTTCGAGTACAGTGGGGTGCTGCCGACGGCTGCTCTGCTGACTGGAATAAACCAAATCGATCATCTGTCGCAGTTTGAGAGCCTGGCGGGAAATATTAGGAACAACACTTACTCACTGGTGGTGATGCTGCAGTCGAGGGACTGCCCGAGTATGAAGGTTACTGTTGAGGCCATCGTGTCAGGGTTTGTAGAAGAGCAGCGCGATGGAGAGGACAGCGTTGAGGGACGGCAACTTCGTCGAAATCAACTCAACTTAGGAGTACTCAAGGAATGGTACTTGGAAAAGCACAGGCGCATGGAACGGAAACCTAACCTGAGTATAATCATACCGGACTTTGAACTGTTTAGTCCAGATGTGCTTCAGGATTTAATACTGGTTTTGAA cTCTTATGCGCCAGATCTCCCATTCGTGTTGATTTTTGGGGTGGCCACGTCGGTGAATACAGTCCACACTGTTCTTCCCTATCATGTAACGAGCAAAATAAAGCTTAGTATTTTTCAATCAGAACCCTCGATAGGCAACCTGAACAAGATTCTGGACAATGTACTTTTATCGCCGTTCTGTCCGTTCCATCTGTCAGGGAAAACTTTTAAACTTCTGGTTGACATTTTCCTGTTTTACGATTTTTCTGTCAAAGGCTTCATTGAAGGTTTTAAG TACGCTCTGATGGAGCATTACTTCCAAGGATCAATCTACGCCCTTTGTAGTGCTACCACAGATCAAGAAGAGCTGGAAGAAGCGGTTGAGCAACTGACCGCAAACGATCTTGAAGATATTCGACAGCTTCTGTCTTTTCGTCCCCTAATTGAATCACTCAACAATCCTCAGGAGGTTGTGGATTTCCTCACCAAAGACGATTATCTACGCAGAATGTTGCCCTCGTTGCTGATCGATGTGCACAATTTTTGGTTCACATTCCACTGCTCGTTGGAAATGCTACAAGTTCTTGTCCAAGATCTACCAAAAACGCCACTTGGGAAGCAACTGCGAGAGTTGTACGAAGTTTGCATCTCCACCGACATTACTCAACTACCGGAATTCAAAGAATGCATGCAACTTGTCGCGTTCATGTCCAAAGAAGAAATGCTcagcaaattattgaaaatgttgGAGGTTGTTCTCAAATATACATCGCTCAGCGACGAGGCTAGCATAAGGGGCAGATTCAGTTTCGACATTGAACCCCTCGAGCAAATGAACAACgatttagaaaaatttgccaATGACATTGCTGCGGCAGGGCTGGAGCTGATACCGGCCGCAGAATCGCTAGACCAAAGTACCACATTTATTGCCTCTCCCAATATGAGTCGGCAACAGTTGAAAGAGAAGCTTTTGAGCGCAGCTCGTCAGCCGAAACTGGAATCCGACTTCACAAGGTCTATCAACAATCTAATGACCTATATCACGGAAAAAATCTTCGGGAAGCTACTGCGTCCTTTCAACCGTGGGCCCCCACTTATTGAGCTATTTGTATTCAACGATGCAGCCAGCATTCGAAGGCATATCGTGGGCGTTCCACGTGCAGCAGTTCACACAGCTCTGAACAATCCACACTTTTATCTACAGTGCGGGTGTTGCAAACTACAGGAAGATGCATCTTTGATTCCGACCTTGCCAGATTTGTCGGTGGCCTACAAGTTACACCAAGAGTGCGGTAAAATGATCAATCTGTACGATTGGCTGCAAGCTTTTCGCACCGTGGTGGACACGGCAAATGACGACGATGTTGAGTTAGAGCGTCCCGTTGATCCGGAAATACA agCACGTTTTACGCGCGCAGTTGCGGAGCTTCAATTTCTTGGCTTCATTAAAACCTCGAAAAGGAAAACGGATCACGTTACACGATTGACGTGGTAA